In the genome of Delphinus delphis chromosome 15, mDelDel1.2, whole genome shotgun sequence, one region contains:
- the APCDD1L gene encoding protein APCDD1-like — translation MPPFTRLPIHPAIGAASSPTLSRDDSFQGSCCSLAAEGPGGLTSELLLEVKLPRPGLACLHETSPSGEGGDPGPAPLLTASSLRPPSPPLAPLLASRLSLTPPHASRVSTTVSRRRPGPTRGDGRHPGLAPRRDHERSGHARRAQGPSATARRHSATAAHTAEAAGMAEGSRLRWGPHCQQLLPSRAPVTALLPPRLDGPWISTGCEVRPGPEFLTRSYTFYPNRLFRAYQFYYRDPSCREPAHSLLIKGKVRLRRASWVTRGATEADYHLHKVGVVFHSRSALLDVAGRLDQSRAGRACAHRLPAARAWLPGALYELLGAGAERDCAAALGFTMHELSLVRVQRRLQPEPRDAPRLVEELYLGDIHTDRAERRHYRPTGYQRPLQSALHHARPCPACSLIARSDEHHPPVLPRQAALPLRLGGRWVSPGCEVRPAVLFLTRVFTFHGHNRSWEGYYHHFSDPTCRQPTFTVYAAGRYTKGTPSARVRGGTELVFQVTRARVTPMDRVTTAMLNFSEPSSCGGPGAWYLGAERDVTATNGCLPLGIRLPHVEYELFKMEEGPLGQSLLFIGQRPTDGSSPDTPEKRPTSYQAPLVLCDRVAWGFSRPPQHRPLLQTPVSGGGLGPPAAPLPFLLLVLGLAFLQWL, via the exons ATGCCGCCCTTCACCAGGCTTCCCATACATCCCGCCATCGGGGCTGCGTCAAGCCCGACTCTGAGCAGGGATGACAGTTTCCAGGGGAGCTGCTGCTCTTTGGCAGCTGAAGGCCCTGGTGGTCTCACCTCTGAGCTGCTCCTAGAAGTGAAGCTCCCACGGCCAGGCCTGGCTTGTCTCCACGAGACGAGCCCGTCTGGAGAGGGCGGGGACCCCGGGCCTGCCCCACTGCTCACAGCCTCCTCCCTGAGGCCTCCGAGCCCTCCCCTGGCCCCGCTGCTGGCCTCACGCCTCAGCCTGACCCCACCACACGCATCCCGAGTGAGCACCACGGTGAGCCGGCGCCGGCCAGGTCCCACCCGTGGGGATGGACGACACCCGGGCCTGGCACCCCGGAGGGACCATGAACGGAGTGGCCACGCGCGGCGGGCACAG GGCCCGTCCGCCACTGCCCGGCGGCACTCGGCCACGGCAG CCCACACTGCAGAGGCAGCCGGGATGGCAGAGGGTAGCCGCCTGCGCTGGGGACCACATTGCCAGCAGCTCCTGCCCAGCAGAGCGCCCGTCACCGCACTGCTGCCCCCACGCCTGGACGGGCCCTGGATCTCCACTGG CTGCGAGGTGCGCCCGGGACCCGAGTTCCTCACCCGCTCCTACACCTTCTATCCCAACCGCCTCTTCCGCGCCTACCAGTTCTACTACAGGGACCCCTCGTGCCGGGAGCCCGCCCACTCACTGCTCATCAAGGGCAAGGTGCGCCTGCGCCGGGCCTCCTGGGTCACCCGGGGCGCCACCGAGGCCGACTACCACCTGCACAAGGTGGGCGTCGTCTTCCACAGCCGCAGCGCCCTGCTCGACGTGGCTGGGCGCCTGGACCAGAGCCGGGCCGGCCGGGCCTGCGCGCACCGCCTGCCCGCCGCCCGGGCCTGGCTGCCGGGGGCCCTGTACGAGCTTCTGGGTGCCGGGGCTGAGCGGGACTGCGCGGCCGCCCTGGGCTTCACCATGCACGAGCTCAGCCTGGTCCGTGTGCAGCGCCGCCTGCAGCCCGAGCCCCGGGACGCGCCCCGGCTGGTGGAGGAGCTCTACCTGGGGGACATTCACACCGACCGGGCGGAGCGGCGGCACTACCGGCCCACCGGTTACCAGCGCCCGCTGCAGAGCGCCCTG CACCACGCCCGCCCCTGCCCGGCCTGCAGCCTCATCGCCCGCTCCGACGAGCACCACCCGCCCGTGCTGCCCCGCCAGGCGGCCCTGCCCCTGCGCCTGGGCGGCCGCTGGGTCAGCCCCGGGTGCGAGGTGCGCCCTGCCGTGCTCTTCCTCACCAGGGTCTTCACCTTCCATGGGCACAACCGCTCCTGGGAAGGGTATTACCACCACTTCTCGGACCCCACCTGCCGGCAGCCCACCTTCACCGTTTACGCAGCCGGCCGCTACACCAAGGGCACGCCGTCTGCCAGGGTTCGTGGCGGCACCGAGCTGGTGTTCCAGGTCACGCGAGCCCGTGTCACCCCCATGGACCGGGTCACCACGGCCATGCTCAACTTCTCCGAGCCGAGCAGCTGTGGTGGCCCGGGGGCCTGGTACCTGGGAGCCGAGCGGGATGTCACCGCCACCAACGGGTGCCTGCCGCTGGGCATCCGGCTCCCCCACGTGGAGTACGAGCTCTTCAAGATGGAGGAGGGCCCCCTCGGGCAAAGCCTGCTCTTCATCGGACAAAGGCCCACTGACGGCTCCAGTCCCGACACCCCGGAGAAGAGGCCCACATCCTACCAAGCACCCCTGGTGCTCTGTGACAGGGTGGCCTGGGGCTTCTCCAGGCCTCCGCAGCACAGGCCTCTGCTGCAGACGCCCGTCAGTGGTGGGGGGCTGGGCCCCCCAGcggcccctctccccttcctgcttcTGGTTCTCGGGCTGGCCTTCCTCCAGTGGCTATGA